A region of Halalkaliarchaeum desulfuricum DNA encodes the following proteins:
- the cas10d gene encoding type I-D CRISPR-associated protein Cas10d/Csc3 codes for MKETSDTISELAARAFDVIRPAPGNDKPYAIERVFRESVKAVKEFGPLNISRQDAIDAVAGRVGKVPERSEQVYRVPHEDSTVGGTYDERVERYAEFFVDEVLIGMFDGKPSQLKRRSNNLADGFYAATLRLQREQFENDAEDNDDQ; via the coding sequence ATGAAAGAAACAAGCGACACGATCTCGGAACTCGCGGCTCGCGCGTTCGACGTGATCCGGCCCGCGCCGGGCAACGACAAACCGTACGCGATCGAACGCGTGTTCCGCGAGAGCGTCAAGGCAGTCAAGGAGTTCGGTCCGCTGAATATCTCGCGGCAGGACGCGATCGACGCGGTCGCCGGACGGGTCGGGAAAGTCCCCGAACGGAGCGAGCAGGTGTATCGCGTCCCCCACGAGGACAGTACTGTGGGCGGCACATATGACGAGCGCGTCGAGCGATACGCGGAGTTCTTCGTCGATGAAGTATTGATCGGAATGTTCGACGGTAAACCATCACAATTGAAACGCCGATCGAACAACCTCGCCGACGGGTTCTATGCGGCAACGCTCCGCCTGCAGCGCGAACAGTTCGAAAACGACGCCGAAGATAACGACGACCAATGA
- the cas7d gene encoding type I-D CRISPR-associated protein Cas7/Csc2, which translates to MIDQNTYPELEPGTVSADEMTLRPRSNFVNILVLRELESHAIFTTNGEDADIATVALKSEDGPMDYAPGLMFMRKQTGSDRRFGKALQRDLDLFDEDEDECTMQVNEMCQDCVECILYGSAASSDEGSDVSITSRVMYDTAYSLRDASVVIDEKFQNAPGGDYAKSAEATIREPDFFEPGTMFPSVITLRDVTPAEVAFVLGITAKNKRYGAATSRLGRVNNRILGVYVGSEEGPANLELTRETIARHRADEETGYETTIDVVMAEALDPSRTADHVSSAFEDAIDAQGLDLQAVSEETVDDIVEIATGDDFADVLNEQRDHSRAFLDQAE; encoded by the coding sequence ATGATTGACCAAAACACCTACCCCGAACTCGAACCCGGTACCGTTTCCGCAGACGAAATGACGCTCAGACCGCGGAGCAACTTCGTGAACATTCTCGTCCTGCGTGAACTCGAAAGTCACGCCATCTTCACGACGAACGGAGAAGACGCAGACATCGCGACTGTAGCGCTGAAATCCGAGGACGGCCCGATGGATTACGCTCCTGGACTGATGTTTATGCGAAAACAGACGGGGAGCGATCGTCGGTTCGGCAAGGCCCTCCAGCGTGATCTCGATCTCTTCGACGAGGACGAAGACGAGTGCACGATGCAAGTCAACGAGATGTGCCAGGACTGCGTCGAATGTATCCTCTACGGGAGTGCAGCGAGTAGCGACGAGGGAAGTGACGTTTCGATCACTTCGCGGGTGATGTACGATACAGCGTATTCACTTCGAGACGCCAGTGTGGTGATCGACGAAAAGTTCCAGAACGCACCCGGTGGCGACTACGCGAAATCCGCCGAAGCGACAATCCGGGAGCCGGATTTCTTCGAGCCAGGAACGATGTTCCCCAGCGTCATTACGTTGCGGGATGTCACTCCAGCGGAAGTCGCGTTCGTACTCGGAATCACAGCGAAGAACAAGCGCTATGGAGCCGCGACATCGCGCCTGGGCCGGGTGAACAACCGCATCCTCGGCGTGTACGTCGGGAGCGAAGAGGGGCCGGCGAACCTCGAACTCACTCGCGAAACGATCGCTCGACATCGAGCCGACGAGGAGACGGGTTACGAAACCACGATCGACGTAGTGATGGCCGAAGCACTCGATCCGTCTCGCACGGCCGATCACGTCAGCAGCGCGTTCGAGGATGCCATCGACGCGCAAGGTCTCGACCTACAAGCGGTTTCGGAAGAAACCGTCGATGACATCGTCGAGATAGCGACCGGCGACGACTTCGCGGACGTGCTCAACGAACAGCGCGATCACTCGAGAGCGTTCCTCGATCAGGCGGAGTAA